The proteins below come from a single Parageobacillus toebii NBRC 107807 genomic window:
- a CDS encoding cysteine desulfurase family protein encodes MDRIYLDHAATSPVHPDVVERMIPFMTEVFGNPSSIHYFGRQSRQAVDEARTVVAKSIGAKESEIIFTSGGTEADNIALIGTAMANRHRGRHIITTMIEHHAVLRACEYLEKQGFEVTYLPVDEKGNVSLADVKAALRDDTILVSIMFANNEVGVLQPIGEIGELLKDHQAYFHTDAVQAYGLVPIDVNDYHIDLLSVSSHKINGPKGIGALYVRETVKLSPLFYGGEQERKRRAGTENVAGIVGFAKAVEIAQETMNHKQQEYRSMREAMLSIFAESGISYYVNGNQDHCLPHIVNVAFPGTNVESMLVNLDLAGIAASSGSACTAGSIDPSHVLVAMFGKESERIRSSVRFSFGLGNTKEQIERAASETVKIVKRLTNE; translated from the coding sequence TTGGACCGAATTTATTTGGATCATGCCGCTACCTCTCCTGTTCATCCAGATGTAGTGGAGCGCATGATTCCGTTTATGACCGAAGTGTTTGGAAATCCGTCAAGCATTCATTATTTCGGAAGACAAAGCCGTCAGGCAGTCGATGAAGCAAGAACTGTAGTAGCAAAAAGCATCGGTGCGAAAGAATCAGAAATCATTTTCACAAGCGGAGGAACGGAAGCGGATAATATTGCGCTCATCGGAACGGCGATGGCGAATCGTCATCGAGGACGCCATATTATTACAACGATGATTGAGCATCATGCTGTATTGCGCGCATGTGAGTATTTAGAAAAACAAGGGTTTGAAGTAACTTATCTCCCTGTTGATGAAAAAGGGAACGTTTCATTGGCAGATGTAAAAGCAGCGCTCCGTGATGACACGATTCTTGTATCCATCATGTTTGCCAACAACGAAGTAGGCGTGCTGCAGCCTATTGGCGAGATTGGCGAATTATTAAAGGATCATCAAGCTTACTTTCATACAGACGCGGTGCAAGCGTATGGACTCGTTCCGATTGATGTGAACGATTATCATATTGATTTGTTGTCTGTTTCTTCCCATAAAATAAATGGTCCTAAAGGAATTGGCGCTTTATATGTCCGTGAAACGGTAAAACTGTCCCCGCTTTTTTATGGCGGAGAACAAGAGCGGAAGCGTCGCGCTGGAACCGAAAATGTAGCCGGCATCGTTGGATTTGCTAAAGCGGTGGAAATTGCCCAAGAGACAATGAACCATAAGCAACAGGAGTACCGTTCGATGAGAGAGGCGATGCTGTCTATTTTTGCGGAGTCAGGCATTTCTTATTATGTTAACGGAAATCAAGATCATTGTTTGCCACATATCGTCAATGTCGCATTTCCTGGAACGAACGTGGAATCCATGCTTGTCAATCTTGATTTGGCGGGGATAGCAGCTTCAAGCGGTTCTGCATGCACTGCTGGATCGATCGATCCATCGCACGTGCTTGTGGCGATGTTTGGCAAGGAATCGGAACGCATTCGTTCTTCCGTTCGCTTTAGTTTTGGTTTAGGCAATACGAAAGAACAGATTGAACGTGCGGCATCGGAAACAGTAAAAATTGTGAAGAGATTAACAAATGAGTAG
- the cymR gene encoding cysteine metabolism transcriptional regulator CymR has protein sequence MKISTKGRYGLTIMIELAKKYGDRPISLRSIAKANNLSEHYLEQLVTPLRNAGLVKSIRGAYGGYVLADHPAKITAGDVIRVLEGPITPVEELDEEEPAKRELWIRIRNAVEEVLDNTTLEDLAKYSEGDEGAYMFYI, from the coding sequence ATGAAGATTTCAACAAAAGGTAGATATGGATTAACGATTATGATTGAACTCGCAAAAAAGTATGGAGATCGCCCAATTTCGTTACGCTCCATTGCAAAGGCGAACAATTTATCTGAACATTATCTTGAACAGCTTGTTACACCGCTGAGGAATGCCGGGCTTGTCAAAAGTATCCGCGGAGCATATGGCGGGTACGTGCTTGCAGATCATCCGGCTAAAATTACTGCCGGGGACGTTATTCGTGTATTAGAAGGGCCAATTACTCCTGTGGAAGAGCTAGATGAGGAAGAACCGGCAAAACGCGAATTATGGATTCGCATTCGTAATGCCGTAGAGGAAGTGTTGGACAACACGACATTGGAAGATTTAGCGAAATATAGTGAAGGCGATGAGGGTGCATACATGTTTTATATTTAA
- a CDS encoding YczE/YyaS/YitT family protein, whose translation MAHSHREYASIFRWAIYFIGLLIMSFGIVLTIKANVGCAPWDVLHIGLYRNFGLTIGTWSIIVGLVVLTISALLLKQLPRIGAFLNMIFVGIFIDLYMMIPYLQVPNTLIGKFVMLLVGIVITGYGMGIYISANIGAGPRDSLMLALTELTGWKVQYIRIAMEAFVLFIGWILGGPVSIGTLIFCIMIGSVAGVALPQCQRMAEWILVRRVDIETHGL comes from the coding sequence ATGGCCCATTCTCATCGCGAATATGCATCTATTTTCCGATGGGCTATTTATTTTATCGGGCTATTGATTATGTCGTTCGGCATCGTATTAACGATTAAAGCGAATGTCGGGTGCGCGCCATGGGATGTACTGCATATCGGATTATACCGGAATTTTGGATTGACGATTGGAACGTGGTCGATTATTGTCGGCCTTGTGGTTTTAACGATTTCTGCTTTACTTTTAAAACAACTTCCGAGAATTGGCGCTTTTCTCAATATGATTTTCGTCGGTATATTTATTGATTTGTATATGATGATTCCGTATTTACAAGTCCCAAATACATTAATCGGCAAGTTTGTTATGCTGCTTGTTGGGATTGTTATTACGGGTTATGGAATGGGAATATATATTTCAGCTAATATAGGAGCAGGTCCGCGTGACAGCTTAATGCTTGCATTGACGGAATTAACAGGGTGGAAAGTGCAATATATACGGATTGCGATGGAAGCATTTGTTCTTTTTATCGGCTGGATTTTAGGCGGGCCAGTATCGATTGGAACATTAATATTTTGCATTATGATTGGGTCTGTAGCCGGCGTTGCTTTGCCGCAATGCCAGCGTATGGCAGAATGGATATTAGTAAGACGAGTTGATATTGAAACACATGGTTTATAA
- a CDS encoding replication-associated recombination protein A, whose protein sequence is MLFTSEPLSVRMRPRNIDEIVGQQHIIGPHTALYKMIKNGYVPSLLLYGEPGVGKTSLAHAIAGTVQRDFFAVNATTSGKKELEEVVETAKLTGNVILFIDEIHRFNKAQQDYLLPHIEQGLITLIGATTENPFHEVNPAIRSRCGQIKQLKRLEPADILILLQRALHDRDRGLGKLSIDMEERLLSMIAESSGGDARLALNLLEAIVYASENDGQIRVAEQTVREFVENRGFTHDKKGDAYYSLLSAFQKSVRGSDVDAALHYLARLLEGGDLAAVCRRLLVIAYEDIGLANPMMGVKVQAAIEAVERLGLPEARIPLAVVTIELCLSAKSNSAYKALDAAIDDVRNGKIGDIPDHLKDAHYKGASVLGHGKGYQYPHDYPNGWVFQQYLPNELAGVKYYSPKENGEEKYYAKVYERLEQLKQRNKFRQ, encoded by the coding sequence ATGTTGTTTACTTCAGAACCGCTTTCTGTTCGGATGAGACCGCGGAACATTGACGAGATTGTCGGACAACAACATATTATTGGTCCGCATACCGCATTATATAAAATGATTAAAAATGGGTACGTTCCTTCGCTGCTTTTATATGGTGAGCCGGGGGTGGGAAAAACATCGTTGGCGCATGCGATTGCTGGAACCGTTCAGCGTGATTTTTTCGCGGTTAATGCTACGACTTCCGGAAAAAAAGAGCTGGAAGAAGTAGTGGAAACGGCGAAACTGACGGGAAACGTTATTTTATTTATTGATGAAATTCACCGTTTTAACAAGGCGCAGCAAGATTATTTGCTTCCCCACATCGAGCAAGGGCTGATTACGCTCATCGGCGCTACAACGGAAAATCCGTTTCATGAAGTGAACCCAGCCATCCGCAGCCGCTGCGGGCAAATAAAACAGTTAAAGCGTCTTGAGCCTGCCGATATTCTTATACTTTTACAGCGAGCTTTGCATGATCGTGACAGAGGATTAGGAAAACTTTCGATTGATATGGAGGAACGTTTGCTTTCCATGATTGCGGAATCGTCCGGTGGGGATGCCCGTTTAGCGTTGAATCTGTTAGAAGCAATTGTATATGCTTCGGAAAACGACGGTCAAATTCGTGTTGCTGAACAAACGGTAAGAGAATTTGTGGAAAATCGAGGATTTACCCATGATAAGAAAGGGGATGCGTATTATTCGCTTTTATCCGCGTTCCAAAAAAGTGTTCGTGGCAGTGACGTGGACGCGGCGCTGCATTATTTAGCTCGTTTGCTGGAAGGAGGGGATTTGGCGGCTGTTTGCCGGCGGCTTCTTGTTATTGCGTACGAAGATATTGGGCTGGCAAATCCGATGATGGGAGTGAAAGTACAAGCGGCGATTGAAGCGGTTGAACGATTAGGGCTTCCTGAAGCGAGAATTCCACTTGCTGTGGTTACGATCGAGTTATGTTTAAGCGCGAAATCGAATTCTGCCTATAAGGCGCTTGATGCCGCGATTGATGATGTACGCAATGGAAAAATCGGAGATATTCCTGATCATTTAAAAGATGCTCATTATAAAGGGGCAAGCGTGCTCGGACATGGAAAAGGGTATCAATATCCGCATGATTATCCAAATGGTTGGGTTTTTCAACAATATTTGCCAAATGAATTGGCAGGAGTGAAATATTACTCACCGAAGGAAAACGGAGAGGAAAAATATTATGCGAAAGTGTATGAACGGTTAGAACAGTTAAAACAACGAAATAAATTCCGGCAATGA
- a CDS encoding TetR/AcrR family transcriptional regulator has protein sequence MNRKEEIIQAAMKLFAQKGYHATSMQEIAEQCGMAKGSIYNYFKSKEEIAVSIFRYHYDVLFQKISDIAHDETLSAREKFEKQLSIQIEEFYRHKELVQMHMGEQAVKVNDEIRQLVFLIRAKMLNWYRQAIEEIYGEKVSNFSLDCATMLNGMLKEYLFYIAIDRKELHLSKMAPFLLRRMDAIVASMSEREEPLLTMEVMHDYLCVEQANKHRKRQQIIDCIHQMIEMLQRNGGVEEDVGRSLEALKQEFSEADEVRKFIVEALLLYLERRQVPLWEELKTAIDHYFAP, from the coding sequence TTGAATAGAAAAGAAGAAATTATTCAAGCGGCAATGAAATTATTTGCGCAAAAAGGATATCATGCCACGTCGATGCAGGAAATCGCTGAACAGTGCGGAATGGCGAAAGGCTCGATTTATAATTATTTTAAATCAAAAGAAGAAATCGCCGTTTCTATTTTTCGTTATCACTATGATGTCTTATTTCAAAAAATTAGTGATATTGCTCATGATGAAACATTATCAGCGCGGGAAAAATTTGAAAAGCAGCTATCGATTCAAATAGAAGAATTTTATCGCCATAAAGAACTCGTGCAGATGCATATGGGAGAACAAGCGGTGAAAGTCAATGATGAAATTCGTCAACTTGTTTTTCTTATTCGAGCGAAAATGCTCAATTGGTATCGACAAGCAATCGAAGAAATATACGGAGAAAAAGTGAGCAACTTTTCACTAGACTGCGCGACGATGCTAAACGGGATGCTGAAAGAATATTTGTTTTACATAGCGATTGACCGAAAAGAGCTTCATCTGTCGAAGATGGCGCCGTTTTTACTTCGACGAATGGACGCGATTGTAGCGAGTATGTCAGAAAGAGAAGAGCCTTTGTTAACGATGGAAGTCATGCACGATTATCTTTGTGTCGAACAAGCCAATAAACACCGGAAACGGCAGCAAATTATCGATTGCATTCACCAAATGATCGAAATGTTACAGAGAAACGGTGGGGTGGAAGAGGATGTTGGCCGCTCGCTAGAGGCGTTAAAGCAAGAGTTTAGTGAGGCAGACGAAGTGAGAAAATTTATTGTTGAAGCGTTATTGCTTTATTTGGAGCGACGGCAGGTGCCGTTATGGGAAGAATTAAAAACTGCCATCGATCACTATTTTGCCCCATAA
- a CDS encoding efflux RND transporter permease subunit has protein sequence MNFLTKFSLKNAAAIFIISFLLIVGGIYSFSSLKVDLLPNIEFPQLSIEIVYPGASPQDINDQVTSKLEEKLKSIEGLKQMQSSSYESIAIINLEFPFHTDMDEVERQVDTLIKDAKLPENVQTKINRFSFGTLPIFNISLFAKKDVDLQKILESEVIPELNKINGINSVSVGGMKEEVVQITVDKQKALQAGLTLSQIKDQINEKYISFPAGSVHTDALQIPIRVQEKLETVKELENMTLTSPFVQSSPDAPQIKPAIKLKDIATIETVADRSEFTRYNLKESLSMAVTKKQDANTVEVADKVIHVLDSYKDQFDYTIGFDSAEGIKKSVESLVREGLLGALFASISVLVFLRNVRATIIAIVSIPLSLLVASIFLNRMDISLNVMTLGGMAVAVGRVVDDSIVVIENIFRRVRKAKTGMTDELIEDSTKEILKAITSSTITTVVVFLPLGFVGGITGEFFLPFALTIVFALFMSLIVAVTIVPILAKFSFKKVPPEEKEGVLQRVYGQIIAWSLNRKAMILALSVVLLGGSFALVPALGFTFLPNEEQKTLVASIELPSSTSLEKTNDVSLKIENMFDEQKEIKDVTAAIGSRDFRTGLKRQNQANYFINLKDNVPVASFMKKLEKNMKEIVETEAPGTKLDVREMDVGGPPSNNNIDIDLYSTNLTSLQKAAKQVETYLNQRKDLKYVTNNFSEKQKQIIIDIDPEKAAAYGVSGFQIMGTIADATKSVEVGELKLDGTERTVQLSYNQNLDSVDELKNTVIFTKRGFVPVSELASVKEVDTYTSIQKLDGKVFARVSAQIVGDNIQKVTNDVIRHVKNDLDLPNDVSLEGGGGSDETVQTFQELGMAMLIAIGLVYITMLVTFGKARIPFIILSSLIFVPIGSLLGLYIAKEPLSISVMIGLLMLIGIVTTNAIVLVDRIGQNREQKGMTVREAIIEAGKTRLRPILMTAFATVAALIPLALTKESGTLISKGLAITVIGGLTSSTLLTLILIPVMYELFFIRQAKAERIKQ, from the coding sequence ATGAATTTTTTAACAAAGTTTAGCTTAAAAAATGCTGCTGCCATATTCATTATTTCTTTTTTGCTTATTGTTGGGGGGATATATTCTTTTTCCTCTTTGAAGGTAGATTTGCTTCCAAACATTGAGTTTCCGCAGCTATCGATTGAAATCGTTTATCCAGGCGCATCGCCGCAAGATATTAACGATCAAGTGACTTCCAAGCTGGAGGAAAAACTAAAGTCCATTGAGGGGCTAAAGCAGATGCAAAGCTCTTCGTATGAGAGCATTGCCATTATTAATCTTGAATTTCCGTTTCATACGGATATGGATGAAGTGGAACGCCAAGTAGATACATTAATCAAAGACGCAAAGCTTCCAGAAAATGTTCAAACGAAAATAAATCGTTTTTCGTTTGGGACTCTCCCTATTTTTAATATTTCCTTATTTGCCAAAAAAGATGTGGACTTGCAAAAAATATTAGAAAGCGAAGTAATTCCTGAGTTAAATAAAATTAACGGGATTAATTCCGTGTCTGTCGGAGGAATGAAGGAAGAGGTCGTACAAATTACTGTCGATAAACAAAAAGCACTGCAGGCGGGGTTAACGCTGTCGCAAATTAAAGATCAAATTAACGAAAAATACATTTCTTTTCCCGCTGGCAGCGTCCATACCGATGCTTTGCAAATTCCTATTCGTGTGCAGGAAAAGCTGGAAACAGTGAAAGAACTCGAAAATATGACGCTGACATCGCCGTTCGTACAATCATCGCCTGATGCGCCACAAATCAAACCAGCGATCAAGTTAAAGGACATCGCAACAATCGAAACAGTCGCCGATCGGTCGGAGTTCACCCGTTACAATTTAAAAGAATCATTGTCAATGGCGGTTACGAAAAAGCAAGACGCCAATACGGTGGAAGTGGCGGACAAAGTGATTCATGTGCTTGATTCGTATAAGGACCAATTCGATTACACGATTGGTTTTGATTCCGCGGAAGGAATTAAAAAATCGGTCGAATCGCTTGTCCGTGAAGGATTGTTAGGAGCGCTGTTTGCATCTATCTCTGTGCTTGTGTTTTTGCGCAACGTTCGCGCGACGATCATCGCTATCGTTTCGATTCCACTTTCATTATTAGTGGCTTCCATTTTCTTGAATCGGATGGATATTTCCTTAAACGTCATGACGCTTGGAGGAATGGCGGTAGCGGTAGGGCGTGTGGTCGATGACAGCATCGTCGTGATTGAAAATATTTTCCGCCGCGTCCGCAAGGCGAAAACTGGGATGACGGATGAACTGATTGAAGATTCGACAAAAGAAATATTAAAAGCGATTACCTCATCGACGATTACGACCGTTGTTGTCTTTTTGCCGCTCGGTTTTGTCGGTGGAATTACGGGTGAATTTTTCTTGCCGTTTGCGTTAACGATTGTATTCGCCCTGTTCATGTCTTTAATCGTTGCTGTTACGATCGTACCAATTTTGGCGAAATTTTCGTTCAAAAAAGTTCCGCCAGAAGAAAAAGAAGGGGTTCTTCAACGTGTCTACGGGCAAATCATTGCATGGTCATTGAACCGCAAGGCGATGATTTTGGCGCTATCCGTTGTGTTGCTTGGAGGTTCGTTTGCGCTTGTGCCGGCATTGGGATTTACCTTCTTGCCGAATGAAGAGCAGAAGACGCTTGTCGCAAGCATTGAACTTCCGTCTTCTACATCGCTCGAAAAAACGAACGATGTATCATTAAAAATTGAAAACATGTTTGATGAGCAAAAAGAAATTAAGGACGTGACCGCAGCGATTGGCAGCCGTGATTTTCGCACTGGATTAAAGCGGCAAAACCAAGCAAACTATTTTATCAACTTAAAAGATAATGTCCCAGTTGCATCATTTATGAAAAAGCTTGAAAAAAACATGAAAGAAATCGTAGAAACAGAAGCGCCAGGGACGAAATTGGACGTGCGTGAAATGGATGTCGGCGGACCGCCGTCAAATAACAATATTGATATTGATTTGTACTCTACGAATTTAACTTCTCTGCAAAAGGCGGCAAAACAAGTAGAAACATATTTAAATCAACGAAAAGATTTGAAATATGTAACAAACAATTTCTCTGAAAAGCAAAAGCAAATCATTATCGATATTGATCCGGAAAAAGCAGCGGCGTACGGGGTTTCCGGTTTTCAAATAATGGGAACGATCGCTGATGCAACGAAATCGGTGGAAGTTGGGGAATTAAAACTAGACGGAACAGAGCGGACGGTTCAATTATCGTATAATCAGAATCTTGATTCCGTAGACGAACTAAAGAATACGGTAATCTTTACGAAACGAGGATTTGTTCCCGTCTCTGAACTAGCGTCCGTCAAAGAAGTGGATACGTATACGTCGATTCAAAAATTGGACGGGAAAGTGTTTGCCCGCGTATCAGCGCAAATTGTTGGCGACAACATTCAAAAGGTCACGAACGATGTGATCCGCCATGTGAAAAACGATCTTGACTTGCCGAATGATGTTTCGCTAGAAGGCGGAGGCGGCAGCGACGAGACGGTGCAAACATTTCAAGAGCTTGGCATGGCCATGCTGATCGCCATCGGTCTTGTGTATATTACGATGCTCGTCACGTTTGGAAAAGCGCGCATTCCGTTTATCATTCTGTCATCCCTTATTTTCGTGCCGATTGGCTCGCTTCTAGGTCTATATATCGCGAAAGAGCCGCTGTCTATCAGCGTTATGATTGGATTATTAATGTTAATTGGAATTGTAACGACGAACGCCATTGTCCTTGTCGATCGGATTGGACAAAACCGTGAACAAAAAGGAATGACAGTTCGCGAAGCGATTATTGAAGCCGGAAAAACGCGTTTGCGCCCGATTTTAATGACGGCGTTTGCGACAGTGGCTGCTCTTATCCCATTGGCGCTGACTAAGGAGTCTGGAACATTGATTTCCAAAGGATTGGCGATTACCGTCATCGGCGGTCTCACCTCTTCGACCTTGTTAACGTTGATTCTCATTCCGGTTATGTATGAGTTATTCTTTATTCGTCAAGCGAAAGCGGAACGAATAAAACAGTGA
- a CDS encoding RsfA family transcriptional regulator: MKTRQDAWTHEEDVILAETVLRYIREGGTQLAAFEEVGDRLNRTAAACGFRWNAEVRKRYVEAIELAKKQRKERKRALEQAKKMQRSENKAQPLSTNFVSFQQETSAFLTEPSITLDQCIAFLQTLKSDYERSETIQMENERLKNENAQLRTRNEELQKKLERLEEQQSTIKEDYEALVKIMERARKLIVDEEYGVHPAHIFRMDKNGNLEHIAQS; the protein is encoded by the coding sequence ATGAAAACACGACAAGATGCTTGGACACATGAAGAAGACGTTATATTGGCGGAAACGGTATTGCGGTATATTCGTGAAGGGGGAACACAACTTGCTGCGTTTGAAGAAGTTGGAGATCGCCTGAATCGGACAGCGGCAGCATGCGGATTCCGCTGGAACGCTGAAGTACGAAAGCGATACGTGGAAGCAATTGAATTAGCAAAAAAACAGCGAAAAGAACGGAAGCGAGCATTAGAACAAGCGAAAAAAATGCAGCGATCAGAAAATAAAGCACAGCCGCTTTCTACCAATTTCGTCTCTTTCCAACAAGAAACATCCGCTTTTCTTACAGAACCTTCCATTACGCTCGATCAATGCATTGCTTTTTTACAGACATTAAAATCTGATTATGAGCGTTCCGAAACGATCCAAATGGAAAATGAACGGTTAAAAAATGAAAATGCACAATTGCGGACGCGCAACGAGGAACTGCAAAAAAAATTAGAGCGTCTTGAAGAACAACAATCCACTATTAAAGAAGATTACGAGGCATTAGTAAAAATTATGGAACGCGCTCGCAAACTGATCGTAGATGAAGAATATGGCGTACATCCAGCCCATATTTTCCGAATGGATAAAAACGGAAATCTAGAACACATCGCCCAATCCTGA
- a CDS encoding tRNA threonylcarbamoyladenosine dehydratase — MLHQFSRNELAIGKEGLEKLKNATVAVLGVGGVGSFAVEALARSGIGRLVLVDRDNVDITNINRQIHALLSTIGRPKVELMKERIADINPECEVIALQMFYTEETYEQFFSYDLDFVIDASDTIIYKVHLMKECLKRNIPIISSMGAANKMDPTRFRIVDISKTHTDPIAKIIRSKLRKEGIRSGIPVVFSDEKPIIIREDVRKVVGNDQSPIRKAQMPPSSNAFVPSVAGLIMASYVVRELLKDIKIYRVGEE, encoded by the coding sequence ATGTTACACCAATTTTCGCGGAACGAATTAGCAATAGGAAAAGAAGGATTGGAAAAATTAAAAAATGCAACGGTTGCCGTTCTTGGCGTCGGCGGAGTCGGTTCCTTTGCTGTTGAGGCGTTGGCGCGTTCCGGCATCGGACGCCTTGTTCTTGTAGATCGGGATAATGTTGATATTACAAATATTAACCGGCAAATTCATGCGCTTCTTTCCACCATTGGCCGTCCGAAAGTGGAATTAATGAAAGAACGAATTGCTGATATCAATCCGGAATGTGAAGTCATCGCTTTGCAAATGTTTTATACAGAAGAAACATATGAGCAATTTTTTAGCTATGATCTTGATTTTGTTATTGATGCTTCCGATACGATCATATATAAAGTCCATTTAATGAAAGAATGTTTAAAGCGCAATATCCCGATTATTTCGAGCATGGGCGCAGCCAATAAAATGGATCCGACACGCTTCCGCATCGTGGATATTTCGAAAACCCATACGGACCCGATCGCAAAGATAATTCGCTCCAAATTGCGTAAAGAAGGGATTCGGAGCGGTATTCCAGTTGTGTTTTCTGATGAAAAGCCAATTATTATTCGCGAAGATGTCCGTAAAGTGGTAGGGAATGACCAATCTCCAATTCGCAAAGCGCAAATGCCGCCATCTTCGAATGCATTTGTTCCATCGGTAGCGGGGCTTATTATGGCTTCATACGTTGTACGTGAACTATTGAAAGATATTAAAATTTATCGGGTTGGCGAAGAATAA
- the aspS gene encoding aspartate--tRNA ligase, protein MFGRTYYCGEITEKAIGEKVVLKGWVQKRRDLGGLIFIDLRDRTGIVQVVFSPEVSKEALNVAEKVRNEYVLSVEGTVVAREEGTINPNLPTGKIEIQAERITIINEAKTPPFVIADQTDVAEEVRLKYRYLDLRRPVMFRTLQLRHRVTKAIRDFLDGEGFLEVETPILTKSTPEGARDYLVPSRVHPGEFYALPQSPQIFKQLLMVAGFERYYQIARCFRDEDLRADRQPEFTQIDIETSFMSQEEIMQLTERMMAYVMKMAKGIDISLPFPRMSYDEAMSRYGSDKPDTRFGLELVDVSEIVKNSSFKVFAGAIANGGQVKAINVKGAADQYSRKDIDALAEFVARYGAKGLAWLKVEEDGLKGPIAKFFTEEEQNGLIRTLEAEAGDLLLFVADHKTVVANALGALRVKLGKDLNLIDETKFNFLWITDWPLLEYDEEDGRYYAAHHPFTMPVREDLPQLETNPEKVRAQAYDLVLNGYELGGGSMRIFEREVQEKMFRALGFTEEEARKQFGFLLEAFEYGTPPHGGIALGLDRLVMLLAGRTNLRDTIAFPKTASASCLLTEAPSPVSEQQLEELHLVVNSEKKSEQY, encoded by the coding sequence GTGTTTGGAAGGACATATTATTGCGGTGAAATCACCGAAAAAGCGATTGGGGAAAAAGTGGTTTTAAAAGGTTGGGTACAAAAACGCCGCGACCTTGGCGGGCTGATTTTCATCGACCTTCGTGACCGGACGGGAATCGTGCAAGTCGTGTTCAGTCCGGAAGTGTCAAAAGAAGCGCTGAATGTGGCAGAAAAAGTGCGGAATGAATACGTATTGAGTGTGGAAGGCACCGTCGTTGCCCGGGAGGAGGGAACGATCAATCCAAATCTTCCGACAGGAAAAATTGAAATTCAAGCAGAGCGTATAACCATCATTAACGAAGCAAAAACACCGCCGTTTGTCATCGCGGATCAAACGGACGTAGCTGAAGAAGTGCGTCTTAAATATCGTTATTTAGACTTGCGCCGCCCGGTTATGTTTCGTACTTTGCAATTGCGGCACCGAGTGACAAAGGCTATTCGCGACTTTTTAGACGGAGAAGGCTTTTTGGAAGTGGAAACGCCAATTTTAACGAAAAGCACGCCGGAAGGGGCGCGTGACTATTTAGTGCCAAGCCGCGTTCATCCAGGCGAGTTTTACGCGCTTCCGCAATCGCCGCAAATATTTAAGCAGCTCTTAATGGTAGCGGGATTCGAACGATATTATCAAATTGCTCGTTGTTTCCGTGACGAAGACTTACGTGCAGACCGTCAGCCAGAGTTTACCCAAATTGATATTGAAACATCGTTTATGAGCCAAGAAGAGATTATGCAGCTAACAGAACGAATGATGGCATATGTCATGAAAATGGCGAAAGGAATCGACATTTCCTTGCCATTCCCGCGCATGTCTTACGATGAGGCAATGAGCCGTTATGGTTCGGACAAGCCGGATACGCGCTTTGGTCTAGAACTTGTCGATGTATCGGAAATCGTGAAGAATTCTTCCTTCAAAGTATTTGCAGGCGCCATTGCAAACGGAGGACAAGTAAAGGCGATTAATGTAAAAGGAGCAGCAGATCAATATTCGCGCAAAGACATCGACGCGCTAGCTGAGTTTGTCGCGCGTTACGGGGCAAAAGGACTGGCGTGGTTGAAAGTGGAAGAAGATGGATTGAAAGGACCAATCGCTAAATTTTTCACAGAAGAAGAACAAAACGGACTGATTCGAACGCTTGAGGCAGAAGCCGGCGATTTATTGCTGTTTGTTGCCGATCATAAGACGGTGGTTGCCAATGCGCTTGGCGCGTTGCGTGTAAAACTTGGAAAAGATTTAAATTTAATTGATGAAACGAAATTTAATTTCCTTTGGATTACAGACTGGCCACTGTTAGAGTATGATGAAGAAGACGGGCGTTATTACGCGGCGCATCATCCGTTTACCATGCCAGTGCGTGAAGACTTGCCACAATTAGAGACAAATCCAGAAAAAGTACGGGCACAGGCATATGACCTTGTGTTAAACGGCTATGAACTCGGCGGCGGTTCGATGCGTATTTTTGAGCGGGAAGTTCAGGAAAAGATGTTTCGCGCCCTAGGATTTACGGAAGAAGAAGCGCGTAAGCAGTTTGGTTTCTTATTAGAAGCATTTGAATATGGCACCCCGCCGCATGGAGGGATTGCGCTAGGCTTGGACCGTCTTGTCATGTTGTTGGCAGGACGAACGAACTTGCGCGATACTATCGCATTTCCAAAAACAGCAAGTGCAAGCTGCTTGCTAACAGAGGCGCCAAGCCCAGTTAGTGAACAACAGCTAGAAGAATTACATTTAGTTGTTAACTCGGAAAAAAAGAGTGAGCAATATTAG